GCACGCTCGGCGGATTGGAAATGCAAATCAGACTGCAGCAGTATTTGGCGCAGCAATTTGACGCTCTTAAAAAGACACCGAATTCGGTGTTCAAGAGCCCGAGAGCGATGGCGAAGCTCTTCAAGGAAGCTGGACGCGTGAAAACTGTACTTAGTGCCAACGCGGACCATTTTGCCCAGATAGAAAGTTTGATAGACGATATCGACTTCAAATTGCAAGTCACGAGAGAGAAGCTGGAAGAGATATGCGCCGATTTGTTCGAACGTGTAGCGAATCCTGTGAAGATCGCATTGGAAACTTCAGGTGATTATCTTCTTACGGATACATGATTATGAttcttaaatgtatatttaaataaatactaaacGCATACATGTTGTGATACTGTTTCAGGTTTGACAATGGATGTTATATCGCATGTGGTATTGGTAGGAGCAGGTACCCGCATGCCGAAGGTACAAGAGGCATTGTCCCAATACGTAAAGAcagaattatcaaaaaatgtaaatacggATGAGGCAGCTGCTTTAGGGGCTGCGTACAAGGCGGCTGATCTTGGTCAGGGTTTCAAGGTCAAGAAGTTTGTCACGAAAGACGCTTTGTTGTTCCCGATTCAAATCACTTTTGATAGAACTGTTGATAATAAAGTTAGAcaggtaaaatattattatatggtatttgactttttcatatattttaagcTTTCGTATTAAAAGGTTAtctatatgtttttttttcatcaatttttgtACAGGTGAAGAAGATGTTGTTTGGAAAAATGAATCCTTTTCCACAAAAGaagattattacatttaataagcATACGAATGATTTTGATTTTCATGTAAATTATGCTGAGTTGGATTATTTGCCTGCGAGTGAGGTAACGTAAGTATCTgtagtttttatttatctgtaaTACTGGGAACAAATATTATAGGGATATACTACAGggattgaatttttttacagtgctATTGGTGATTTACGTATATCTACTGTGTCGTTGAGTGGCGTAGCCGAGGCTTTAGAAAAGCATGCCAAGGAAGGCGCCGAGAGTAAAGGAATCAAAGTGCACTTTAATATAGACGATAGCGGCGTACTGAACTTATTGACCGTAGAATTAGTTTCCGAAAAATCGAGTACTGTCGTTGACGAAGAAGAGGGTACTTTCTCAATACTTGGCTCAACTATTAGTAAATTCTTTGCAGGTTTGTGCCGAAGGCAGTGCAAAAAATGATACCGTTAATTTTTGTTGTGTATACAAGTTTTCAATTTCGATGATATTTGCACTATACTGGTTCTTCTTTATATCTTGTTTGTATATATTGAAgaactgttttatttttgaaggaAAAGCACATATGTTACTTTCGTAACAAACAAAAGCAAAGATTCTTTCATGTTACGTTTTGAAATCATTGCAAGcatttttatcaagaaataCGTAGATGTtttgaaaaggaaaaaaaacagcaCTATCATCGAGTAGGGCTCAGATTTTGATGTTGTTGACAATTAAACTCTTGCAGTAATgagttttcaaaatttatatattaatagaatgatgatatacatattgtattaACATTAACAGATTAATGTTAATAGAACGGCTCCCGTTCTATTAATggcgatatatttttgtttacaaCCATTTTATTAGACGTTACATGAGGCAAAATTTTGAAGTCTTGAATTGTGCAATCCGTTGTCAACTACATAAAACTCTAGGCTCTGATCATAAATTATCCAAATAGCACGTTAGATTGAAGTTTCAATCTTTCAGGTTCTTctttagaaaaagaaacagcGGACAAAGCAGAGGAATCACCGAAAGAGGATATAAAACCAGTGCATGAAGAACCAGAATTTTCGGATTCGACGAAAGAAACAGacgagaaggagaagaaaaagagcgaGACAAAAGTGAACGAGGATAAGGCTGCAAATAAAACCGAAAAGGCGGACAAAGAGAAGAAAGCCACGATCGTTCAGATCAAGGAACCTATCAGTTCGGAAGAGATTAAACTAGGATCATTAATCTTGTCCGGTGAAAAACTCGGGGAATCTCGAGACAAGTGAGCacagatatatttattcgcaacgtgaaataataattaaaaaaaataatttccatcttatatatattctgttttaaattttattaacgttaATGTAAATgtcactctttttttttattgccttTTCTCTTGGCaagcaaatataattagcataattatgataaatataatttatactattttgaTAAAACTGTATCCTTACTTTTCTTTAGGATACATCGTTTGGACGTGCACGATTCGGAGAAAACGCGCCGCGAAACTGCGTTAAACAACCTCGAGTCGTACGTAATCGATGCGCAGCAGAAGTTCGACTCCGAGGAATTCTCGAACGCGGCTACCGAGAAGGAGATCGAGGAGATTCGAAAAGCATGCGCCGAAATCTCCGAATGGTTGTACGAGGACGGATTCACCGCGACCGCGGAAGTTTACGAGGAGAAATTGATGGAACTGCAAAAGTTAACTAACGACGTCTACGAGAGAGTGTTCGAATACCGAGAACGACCAGAAGTCATGAACGGAATGGTTTCGCTACTCAAAGGCAGTAGACTGTTCTTAGAGAATATGCGTAACTTGAGTCAAACGACCGAAATTATAACGAAGATTGAAGTCGAGATGTTAGAAAAATTGATCAACGAGACACAGGTaaacgatttaattttaataatatctaaagTGACTTCGACTGACagtatatatactattattatatatttattagtatGAATATAAAGAGCGATATTTTTCTCCAGGATTATCACGATACAGTTTCGAAATATTTCGAAGATGCACTACTAAACATACAAGTAAAATACAAAGTCCGCCAGATCGCGAATAAAATGGAGTTACTTGATAGAGAAATTAAATACCTTCTGAACAAAGTAAAGATATGGAAACCGAAACAGGAGTCTGCAGCGAATCAAACGACGGATAATAAAGGTGAGCGCACGATAGAGGAAAATGAAGAACCCGCAACCGATTCCGATACTGAAAAAGACCAGGCTGCGGAAGAATATACGGAGGAGCAACGACAGGAACCGGAGACGACGGATACACAGGATCCAGTACTTCTACCGGAAAGCGAGAAAACACAATTACCTAAGGAAGAAGTTCAGGAAGAAACGCATCAAGaactataagaaataatttatttaaaagtgtgATTCTTTGTTATTGATCGACGATATCCGTCGATTTAGACAATTTTTCTATAGATTACTTTCGTCAGATGCATTTAAAGTTAAAGCGGAAATTCTCTCGTGCGTTGCTGTTGAATAAGTTGTTCTGCGAATGCGAACACGAGCTGTTccatttgattaataatatgtatttatataatggaTATGGTTTCATCGTTCATTCATAGCAGAAAAGTTATTGCAAGAGTATAAATTCTTATCGAAGATTGTTCGCGATAATTATGTTACACAAGTGCCAAGCCAACAGCAGATCCCGACAATTGATAACGGATTATTTGATAATGGACATGCGTAAAGTTAGGCCAGTTCTGCGAGAGGGACTTATCTCTCTCGAATCTTTACAGCATGAATTTGTGACTTTACACGTAAAATGCTTTTGCTGCAAGTATAtcgtatatcttttaattatgtattatcaCGCTACATACGAGGTTGCAGTATAAAGCATACTATTGCTTGTAAAAACACGAATGACAaggacatatataaaataattttggttcgtaaaataattcttgcATATCTTTCGGGGAGTGGATCTTTTCGTGTAGTAAAACAGCCCTACGTTCTCGCAAAATGTATATCGGTAGTCTTCGAATGAATTTATCACGTTTTCCTATATGCATTGATTTGTatcatcttttttataaagaaagatttacataaatctttccattttctgttatttatagtgatatcatatatatataaaaaaaatatgtgacaATTCAgatattctaatatatatttcttaaagaagttagatagaatatatatggaatattggttattttgtaaatatatatatatatatataaccattTGCACAATGTGAAATAGATAAAAGTCGGCCCCTCGAGAATCGTAAGATAAGATTGCTTTTCTGGCTTCAATATTTAGATGAGTTCTTTGAAAATCACGAACACGATATGATTATTCTACTGCCAAATAGGCGTTCggattcgaaaaatttttatcattccaataaaaataattgtaaatttaaatgttattcatattattttgaataaataaaaaatataagagagaaagggagagagaaacattggaataaagaaacaaaatgtatattgtcaccattatttttctttaaaaaaatatatattaatgataaaattattaaaaagttaatctTTCCATGTGGGGAAAAAATTAACCATTGCAGTCAAACttccgttattttttttatttataattggcTCTGTAAACATCTGGAAACTAAATTTCTTGTTCTCTTTCGAGAAAACTAGTAGAAATCGCTCAGCTGATTTCTACTAGCGAGGTTATGTACACAGTACCGGTTACTCGCTCCTTTTACTCGCTCTtcaaaatttctctttctgaACGTCTTAGGTCTTAGGGATTATAACGCGTCTtcatttatgttaaaagataCGTAGGTGAaggactaaaaaaaattaagaatagaGAGGTTATCAGAAATTGCTGGTCtcaatgaattaaaaaaaaaaaagtggttTGActgtacattaattatattgttagcAAGTATGGCCATGCGTCAAGTTCTTAGAAAATTATGGAAAGATATTAGACCCGCAATGGTGagaatataattcatattttaatttctatatatttaattttaaatataaaaactaaaaaaagcCTACAATTGCAGTACACATCGGGTATGTTGTTTGCACATTGCAACTCACCCGACAAGCCTAGTGAAAACGACAAGTTAAAACTGGCACCACCAGATGTAAATAAGCTCACTCATGAGTATATGATAAAACAATCTGCGTTGGATACTGCTAACAGCGTAACTCAGACATTAACTGTTACTTACACGGCTATAGTAGATCTGAGCGTTGAATAcaggtaattaaaaataataacatagatCTACGAAGATAAAGGTGTGTCTCCGTTTATCGTGACAATTTTGCAGAACATTGTTGAACGAGCTCATTTCCCTTCTCGAAGAAACTATAATTCACAATGTAAGTGACGCGCACGCGGATCTGATTGTGGAGTTACGGAACGAAATGCAAGAGAGGAAGGAGAAGATTACGGTAATAAGGAATTGCTTAAGAAACGAGATAATCCTGCCTGAcgtaatatcaaatattactcaaacattaaatattgcagtctaaaattctaaataattaatcaaaattaaaattctcttaTGACACAAAGTATAGATTGTATACATATCTTGcaccataaaaatataattatataagtcaAAACGCAAATCTCTTTTAGCGCTTAACTACGTACATGGATTACGTGCACAAAATGGCAGTAGCTAGCGCAGAGCTATGTTACATGTGCGAGATGGATAGTTTGACTGGCACGCTTCAACAGAGGATAGAGGATGCGTTAGACAGGGTAAAGACGGAAATTAACTGCAATGCAGAATTGGAACGAGCATACCGGCTTATACAGGAACAGTCCATCAAAAGTAGTAAAGAAACAACTGAGAAGCAATGAACTTTTATAGGGAATGTTCTAATATTATAGAGATCGAGATTGAAATATGCTCAGAgcaggttttattttttctatgaaaaaaaaattaaaaataatttgtttcgtTATGGtatctacatatattaataaatgattttccTCCGCATCTACCAGTATATTATTACATCACTTAACAGTTAACATTAAtcttattcaattatttcatttttttcttattttttattcaaagcgACAACCTATATTGGCTATATTAAAGGTGTTTGATACACTAGGACTATTTTAGTCTTAagtatttctcttattatctAGAATTCATAACAACCTcatcataaaaatatgattagaATAAAGCATGCCTCACTATTCTGTTCAGTCTAATCATGATAATTCAAGaattatcacaatttttgcactgtattcatattattttcaagtttgCTTTAATAAGATCGGTAAggtgtaatataaatatgttcgATATAAGTGTcgaatatatcaattattaacgGAGCAGGATTTATaccttttcatttttcacgcAAACCTGTTCGTATCACAAAAAAAACTAAGTCTTCAAAatataaagacatatatatatacacacacaatatatTCGTATAATATTCAACACACAGCACgcacgtaaaatatattacttaaataaacataataggGAGAGAGTATTTACAGACTTGTGAGAACGGTGCCGCTTCAAACGTCTAAATGTATCGAGACAATGTGCCGACCGGGCACCATCACCAAGCCTAAAACTCTCGCTTCCGTGTGCTCCATGGACAGGTACTCGGTGCACGAGCCCAAAATAACGTTGGCGTCACGATCCGTGCAGAGAAACGCTCCTCTCAAGACCCTTCCGTCGGTCATCTCGATACGCAGATGTCGATTCAGCCAGCTCCTCAGCTTCTGTTTGGCTGGCGATTCCTCAGAGACTGCCTGCTGTAGAATAGAAGCACGATTATAATTCTCACGTATTCTCAGGTATAGTGAACATTTCTAGGAAAACTTTGTTCTTTAAAAGCTTTATTAAAGCTTTCTCCAGCGATTCCGTGTAATTATCTTGTAGCCTACAAAATTACCGGACGAGTTGTTTTTAAtgcagaatattaaaaaaaattcttgcatcTATACAAGTGCAATctatgtaatttattgtaattgtttaaataacgaaatatgaatgagaataatatatgataatagCAATTCGGTAAGACCGTGCTCCAAAGACGTACATAACCTGTGCGCGcgataaaaatcgataaaa
The nucleotide sequence above comes from Temnothorax longispinosus isolate EJ_2023e chromosome 4, Tlon_JGU_v1, whole genome shotgun sequence. Encoded proteins:
- the Grp170 gene encoding hypoxia up-regulated protein 1 isoform X1, with product MGFSQRGQRGMWMASLALLIIATFVDISEEIAVMSVDLGSEWMKVAIVSPGVPMEIALNKESKRKTPVTIAFRDGERSFGEDAQVIGVRFPQNTFFYILDLLGKPIDNPLVQLYRKRFPYYDIVADEERKTVAFRLNENTTFTPEELLAQILHKGKEMAEAAAHQKINEAVITVPGFFNQAERRALIQAAELAGLKVLQLINDYMAVALNYGVFGRTEINDSAHYIMFYDMGASSTTATVVSYQNMKTKERGFLENNPHVSVLGVGYDRTLGGLEMQIRLQQYLAQQFDALKKTPNSVFKSPRAMAKLFKEAGRVKTVLSANADHFAQIESLIDDIDFKLQVTREKLEEICADLFERVANPVKIALETSGLTMDVISHVVLVGAGTRMPKVQEALSQYVKTELSKNVNTDEAAALGAAYKAADLGQGFKVKKFVTKDALLFPIQITFDRTVDNKVRQVKKMLFGKMNPFPQKKIITFNKHTNDFDFHVNYAELDYLPASEVTAIGDLRISTVSLSGVAEALEKHAKEGAESKGIKVHFNIDDSGVLNLLTVELVSEKSSTVVDEEEGTFSILGSTISKFFAGSSLEKETADKAEESPKEDIKPVHEEPEFSDSTKETDEKEKKKSETKVNEDKAANKTEKADKEKKATIVQIKEPISSEEIKLGSLILSGEKLGESRDKIHRLDVHDSEKTRRETALNNLESYVIDAQQKFDSEEFSNAATEKEIEEIRKACAEISEWLYEDGFTATAEVYEEKLMELQKLTNDVYERVFEYRERPEVMNGMVSLLKGSRLFLENMRNLSQTTEIITKIEVEMLEKLINETQDYHDTVSKYFEDALLNIQVKYKVRQIANKMELLDREIKYLLNKVKIWKPKQESAANQTTDNKGERTIEENEEPATDSDTEKDQAAEEYTEEQRQEPETTDTQDPVLLPESEKTQLPKEEVQEETHQEL
- the LOC139812303 gene encoding uncharacterized protein → MAMRQVLRKLWKDIRPAMYTSGMLFAHCNSPDKPSENDKLKLAPPDVNKLTHEYMIKQSALDTANSVTQTLTVTYTAIVDLSVEYRTLLNELISLLEETIIHNVSDAHADLIVELRNEMQERKEKITRLTTYMDYVHKMAVASAELCYMCEMDSLTGTLQQRIEDALDRVKTEINCNAELERAYRLIQEQSIKSSKETTEKQ
- the Sbat gene encoding N-alpha-acetyltransferase 38, NatC auxiliary subunit, with protein sequence MSASMKETVHNLSNVVNNEHGNEEQAVSEESPAKQKLRSWLNRHLRIEMTDGRVLRGAFLCTDRDANVILGSCTEYLSMEHTEARVLGLVMVPGRHIVSIHLDV
- the Grp170 gene encoding hypoxia up-regulated protein 1 isoform X2, with translation MGFSQRGQRGMWMASLALLIIATFVDISEEIAVMSVDLGSEWMKVAIVSPGVPMEIALNKESKRKTPVTIAFRDGERSFGEDAQVIGVRFPQNTFFYILDLLGKPIDNPLVQLYRKRFPYYDIVADEERKTVAFRLNENTTFTPEELLAQILHKGKEMAEAAAHQKINEAVITVPGFFNQAERRALIQAAELAGLKVLQLINDYMAVALNYGVFGRTEINDSAHYIMFYDMGASSTTATVVSYQNMKTKERGFLENNPHVSVLGVGYDRTLGGLEMQIRLQQYLAQQFDALKKTPNSVFKSPRAMAKLFKEAGRVKTVLSANADHFAQIESLIDDIDFKLQVTREKLEEICADLFERVANPVKIALETSGLTMDVISHVVLVGAGTRMPKVQEALSQYVKTELSKNVNTDEAAALGAAYKAADLGQGFKVKKFVTKDALLFPIQITFDRTVDNKVRQVKKMLFGKMNPFPQKKIITFNKHTNDFDFHVNYAELDYLPASEVTAIGDLRISTVSLSGVAEALEKHAKEGAESKGIKVHFNIDDSGVLNLLTVELVSEKSSTVVDEEEGSSLEKETADKAEESPKEDIKPVHEEPEFSDSTKETDEKEKKKSETKVNEDKAANKTEKADKEKKATIVQIKEPISSEEIKLGSLILSGEKLGESRDKIHRLDVHDSEKTRRETALNNLESYVIDAQQKFDSEEFSNAATEKEIEEIRKACAEISEWLYEDGFTATAEVYEEKLMELQKLTNDVYERVFEYRERPEVMNGMVSLLKGSRLFLENMRNLSQTTEIITKIEVEMLEKLINETQDYHDTVSKYFEDALLNIQVKYKVRQIANKMELLDREIKYLLNKVKIWKPKQESAANQTTDNKGERTIEENEEPATDSDTEKDQAAEEYTEEQRQEPETTDTQDPVLLPESEKTQLPKEEVQEETHQEL